CACAAGGGACAACCCAAGTAATAAAATTGAACAGGAGCACCAGAGAGCAACTGCAAACACTCTTCTGTTCTTTTCCTGtggaaaaaggggcataacaaCAGTTATAAAGACAGGTGTATGGGCCTTGTTATGCAAGTGCGTATTATACCTGGCAGCATGTGTAATaactttcatttaaatatctttaacgATCTAAGGAGTTATGGCAAATGTTAAAGTGCACAATAAcactatgacaatacctcgatTTCTTCTTGTAATAGatctatataatataaatttaacttttttacaacaatttgccctttttaattttatttttgagagcaaaataatatcacaaaaagaaggattatcaacaaaaaatattttacttacacACAACCCTGTTCAGTGCATTTTCCATGACCATTACAGGAATCTGGACAATCTGTCCCTATGTACAAGCTAGCGATGGCCCGTGTCCTTCCTGTTGAAACCTTCGGGCTGAACAAATTGAAACCTAGTTGACCGTGACCTTTAATGggaaaataaagatgtttattgCTTTGTTCATGCTTTTGGGCgtaatatggagttttatcagtgaaataacagcagTGGAAACTACCATTTGAAATTTTCACTGCATGCAATGAGTAAAATATCATCTACTTATTCGCCACTtatgaacatttgtttcaaatgacACTTGTGCAAAAAATATCATCCTACACTGAATTGaacaaatatcctttatttattcaatcaattgaaagaaatatgtttcattgtttaaagCTCAAAGGCCATAAGAAGTCaaatatcattaatttgtttgaatgACAAAGATACATGATGCAGTTTATGAGctgaataataacaataaaaatattttagaaaacattctaatacatatattataattaagttGGAACAATAGGGAAACCCAAATTCTAATATTCTTTATAATGTCTAGATTAAAAGCAACTTCAAATAATGACcacacatttacaaaaacatggaAAAATCATCTTGAAAACGCAATTGAATTATCTATCTTGCCATTTATGGAAAagcaatggaatgctgcatttGCCTTGCATGAAAAGGCAATGTAATGTTGTATCTTACCTTGTATGGGAAGGCATTGGAATGTTGTAATGTGCTTTATGTTTAAAGGCAATGTAATGCTGTACCTTACCTTGTATGGAACGGCAGCGGAACATTGTATCTATTCCATCCACTTGTCATATCTGAGAGAAACTCGCTATCTCTAGGGAATGTGTACTTCTCGCAGTTGAGGTGGGAAGGCAAACATGACCTCGTCACAGGCTGCCAGGTCACACCCTTGTCATGGGAATACAATAGCTgtacctctaaaaatgaaaccaTGTTAGTGTTTTTATGAATTACCGACATTCATCATCATTTAATCACTATATCGATGTCCAAAATGACATGGAAGGATAAAACATGCACCTCAAAATGCAAAAAgggatttataacatttattcaacTCTGTGATAGTCAATTTATCATGTATGAGGTCAGACAGGATTATAGACTTGAAACATGCCATCAGAGGAAACTGTTTGTTGAGGGAGATCAAGTTTTGTAATCCTCAAAGAAATGCACACAAATGTTTTAAGTAGTATTTTTTAATCGAAAGTAGTCCAACAACTTCGTGTATGGTGTAGTTATTTCTTTTCTAGTTCTTAGGGTACACTAAAAATATCTCAATGATTTTAAAGCAATATAACACacaaaaatgtgaattttaGAACACTGGTGAACATTGCTTGCAATTGAAAGGGTTTTGTGTGCAGAAAGAGTAAAACCGAAATTAATATACAAAATGCTacattaactacttactaaaaactgttttacattttgaagaCTTAACACATACACGCCAGGTTTGGCATAGTTTAAGCTACACAAACAACTGTACAACAGACGTTTTACACTTACTGAAGCAGTGCTTTGTGTCAGTACAGCCAAGGGAGATGTCAAACTGTAGTACAGATCCCGCTTCCACTACCACATCAGCTGTCACTGCAAACCTGTGCTGCTCCTCTCCTTAAACATGGGACATATCTCAACAATGTTTACAACAAGAGCTACGGGCTTACATATACATGTGCTAATGTATCTACACAGAGCAACATAGACAACAAGTTTTCATATGCAAAGACAATCACAATACCTTGACGTTTTTATCAGTgtttattgtataatgtttcTTATTTCATAGATATTGTTGTGTTAAAACAGTACTTCTATCATTAAGGGGACTTCACCAGTTTTAAAACATAGATATTGTTGTGTTAAAACAGTACTTCTATCATTAAGGGGACTTCACCAGTTTTTAATTTTGcgttcatttaaatgtttcattaacacatttttttataaagactaAATCCGATTTTAACCGCTTTTCATGAGTTACcagcattttgttattttagttgTTATTTCCTTGTCACAATCTCAACCACTCCTCCCCGCCTCACCATCAGCCCTAAAATCTTACCAGTAAAGTGGAGggcattaaacagtgacccacATACGGGCTCTATAACTGCTCCTGGGGTCAGGGTCCAGGTAGAGTCTCTAGGAGCACCAGGGTCGTCTGCCAACATCTCGACACCGTCATAGTCACCACCAATGTAAACCTGATTGATGAAAGAGTATAGACAGGTTTTATCGATGAGTTTTCAATGATTTGTTGACAAATATTCagacattttaaaattcaaattccCTTTGGATAATACTTACAGAATTATAATTCCAAAAGttgaatgaaaacaacaactattGAAATAGGTGAATGGGATTTTTATAGCATTGCTGTCAATCTGccaaaattatttctaaaagcCACAGAAAGAGTACTGTGGTTAAGATTTGTATATTCTTGCAGTCACATTATAATGATCCTGAGAAGACAATGATCCTGCCATGACAATTCTTAACAAGGCTGAAGGCTAATGAATTGCAAGAAATGGGaattattatatgctttttggTGATTTACAGTGttttatcagttaaataaaaatgatatatgtacagtgaaataaaattatgttaattttcACTACCAGCTCTCACTTAAAAATCAAATGTCAGAGTGCAGAGGGCTGGGATAAAATTTCAACAACATCATTTCCGAAAGGACGGTACGTTCACTTACAATTTTcgcgcttttctgaaaaatcGTTTTTagcagaagaaaaaaaaatattggtttagtttaaacatatttattttacaatgattttgaaacaagttattacaacattatattaatcactctcgttggcacgatattacgcaagagtgtggtcttgtgttgtgggggaaaccggagaacccggagaaaacccacttgcccggcttggtgaccacataccACAAACCACAAAAAaatcacatgcgcccaagccagGAAtagaacccgggtcgcctaggtgagatgcgagtgcgctaaccactgcgctaaccagacaaccgattaaatattggtttaagtGCAAGATTGCAAAACATTTCTCCTCACGAACACCAAAAGTTAATATATCACTCATTGCTAAGCCACTcttgaaatatagcttttggtgctcaaaGACTCAGTGATATATATActaatcttacactgaaacaaacaattattctctaTTGAATACCTCATCAATTGCCCAGGGCTCCATAAATGTTCCATTTTTTGATGGCTGCCACCAGCGAATCTGAGAAGCGCTGGACCTTGCGTTTTTAGGCAAATTTAGTATCACATAAGACGGCTTGTTACTATGCTCGTTGAAATCAAACTGCTCAATGGTGTGCCAGTTGATTCCTCCGTTTGTGGTGAATTGTGCGTAAACTGGGGGCGTAGCTGGGTCAGGAGGAGTGGAGTCACAGCCAAGGCGAATATAGAACTGGACTGTCCTGTTTGGGTGAAACAATATATGCCATGGTTTATTTATCTAAAATGAATGTTGGATGTACACACTGAGAGTGGCCATATCACACAGGCCAGAGAAACAGCCAAGAGAGAGGTAAAACTGGACTGTCTTTTTTGTTGGGgtgaaaatacaaatgtataacagtTAATCAAAACCATAAATTCTCCATTAATTAGAAATCAaatgaacattgaaatatattaagtttatatagaaagaattatctttaatatcaaaatgaattaaaatccTTTGAATATTTGGTGATACaagtataacaaaataaacaccaaTATTGAGCAATTAAACCTACAACCAAGtggtgaaatatttaaatatgcaaattttttaaaggtttaagGTAAGGCCCAAACAACATTGACCGAAAggcacaaacatacaaacaccacaaacggACCACATGCCCACCAAAATATGTCAATTATAAACTACCAGACCCAGTACTCCgtacaacaaacaacaattctGTATGACTGCGAAAAAAAATCCAGTTGCTGCTTCAAATGCCTACAATGTCATACGTCTTGTAGGCAGTAGATAGAGTACATTAAcctatactaagtcactctgaTGTTGCACCACAGTCTGGTCTTGTATCAGTGTACATGGAGAAAACCTCTCCCTTGTTGACCAAAAAGAAactcacatacatgtatgcccAGGCAAGGAATTGAACCCAGGGCGCCTTGTACTATTGTACTATAACCACTGTGCTAACTCGACAACAACGAGTGTTCTTAAATGTATATGCATCATGCTGAAAGTAAGGTTAATGTTAGACCTAATGTTATTATCATAAAGTAACTCCTTTAATCAACAGATTTGCACAACCCACATAACCAGTTTTGATAACTGAACCTACGTTGCCTTGGAGAGGTCCAGTTTTATTGTCTGTAGTACACGTTCACCGGAATTTTGGAAAACCAGTCCATATCCATCCAGCAAAAGGCCACAAGCCTTAGAAACCAGTCCACCACTCCAGATATCCCACTTCTTTTCATCTAAGAGTTTGCTGGCTGGAAAAAACCAAGGCAATAGATTATTGATGGCTTTAAGTTCAGAGCTATAAAgtaaaccttttttaaattctgGCTTAGTATCAAAATGgtcttattttcatgtttaaatctAAATACTAATAGTTCAAATAATACCTAATCATATAAATGACCTTCTGTTTCTAGGCacaattttctatttgaaaattctaccaaatcatcatcatcatcatcatggcTGTCATCCTCCTTCTcctcgtcatcatcatcatcatcatcatcattatcatcatcatcatctgcagcagcagcagcactaCCACCCCCaccatcatgatcatcatcattacAGCATCATGATCATGATTATGATCAgcatcatcaccagcaccaccatcataatcagCATCATCAATCTCTGTGAACATCATGTTGCATGCACACACATAGTTCAGAATGAATTAGATACATCATTTCTTGTTCTGAAGTATATtactttaatttcaatattataatgtataCCTACAGCTACTGAAGGAATCCAGCAAGGGCAACACCTCTGGTAGATCGTCAAGGCCATTAGCCAATGGGAAGCCTTCTTTCATGTAGATGGGTAGGGACTGGTTAGACAAGCAGGTGTCACCAAGGAAACCATGGTCACATGTGCACATCATGGTGCTGCCACATTTACCTGGAACATCATTCATTTCAGAttgatttaaaaagaaagatCAGTAAAAAAAGCTGAAATCATTGGAAGAAGCAGAAGTTTAAACCATGGTGAGAAGCAAGTCGGCTAACTGTACAACAACTGTTTGATAACAAGATCCTCACCATGTCCGAGGCAGTGCTGCATACAGGCCATTCCGATGAAAACATTGTCAATGGCCCACTCTGGTCCGTAATCATCTTCTGGTATAACACCCTGGTACCAGCGAAATCTCAAcgttctgtttttgaaaaaaatatttcaataattttctatgataaaaagtatacaattccatacaaaaacaatgataatggTCTTCCGCAGACCAAAGtcatattcatacaaaaaattacctttcttatttttaaataagaatagtTCCAAAATCCCATTATAAATATTTCCCAATTTAATTCAAGAGCATTAAAAGTCGCCTGTTAGTAGCATTAAAGGTCCCTTTGACGCCTAAATCACTCGGGACCTCTAATaaccaatgtgcataccaagttaaAAGTCACTTCAACGAACCATTAAAAAGTTTGATTGCCAACAAAACTGTGATGCCGCTCAGACGAACAAAAAGATTTGAGGCAGGACAAAGTAATTTCTATTTGTTTGACATGTTTCGTAGGTTTCACAAAAATGCACTACAGCATCTACCAGATATTaacaatttaaagattattatttctttccaaTAGAACTGTACAAAACTTTTCACAAACCCACAAACATAGAGATCATCAAGAGGGATAACAACTCTTCGCCAATATTTCGAAGTTCCTCCGTAATGAAGGCTCGTCTGCATCACACTGTCATGACAATGAGCTGTAGAGACATCTGCACAATTAGGTACAAC
The sequence above is drawn from the Mya arenaria isolate MELC-2E11 chromosome 14, ASM2691426v1 genome and encodes:
- the LOC128216608 gene encoding reelin-like, which gives rise to MSVLQFDINVGCSSESTHKYPVKLEYSPDGGKTWKLVVPNCADVSTAHCHDSVMQTSLHYGGTSKYWRRVVIPLDDLYVCGTLRFRWYQGVIPEDDYGPEWAIDNVFIGMACMQHCLGHGKCGSTMMCTCDHGFLGDTCLSNQSLPIYMKEGFPLANGLDDLPEVLPLLDSFSSSSKLLDEKKWDIWSGGLVSKACGLLLDGYGLVFQNSGERVLQTIKLDLSKATTVQFYIRLGCDSTPPDPATPPVYAQFTTNGGINWHTIEQFDFNEHSNKPSYVILNLPKNARSSASQIRWWQPSKNGTFMEPWAIDEVYIGGDYDGVEMLADDPGAPRDSTWTLTPGAVIEPVCGSLFNALHFTGEEQHRFAVTADVVVEAGSVLQFDISLGCTDTKHCFKVQLLYSHDKGVTWQPVTRSCLPSHLNCEKYTFPRDSEFLSDMTSGWNRYNVPLPFHTRSRSTRFQFVQPEGFNRKDTGHR